In Carassius auratus strain Wakin chromosome 46, ASM336829v1, whole genome shotgun sequence, the following proteins share a genomic window:
- the LOC113064166 gene encoding MBT domain-containing protein 1-like isoform X2 codes for MENPRDMAEHTPRSERKRRDSFGMFDGYDSCSEDSSSSSSSEDSEDEVPSIPASLPIIKNNGQVYTYPDGKAGMATCEMCGMVGVRDAFYSKTKRFCSVSCSRSYSSNSKKASILARLQGKPPTKKAKVLQKQPLMAKLAAYAQYQANQQNQAKSKSVVPVEGFDWGQYICSNNLVGAPVSCFKHVPMGMCWGDIAEGVRVEVLNSDTNLSTKVYWVAGIVKLAGFKALLRYEGFDNDSSKDFWRNLCIPEIHPVGWCASSGKPLVPPKSIHHKYSNWKAFLVKRLTGAKTLPPDFATKVQENMQFPFKKLMRVEVVDKSHLCRTRVALVEQVIGGRLRLVYEESQDGNDDFWCHMYSPLIHSIGWSRSIGHRFKRSEVTKKIEGQMDAPSQLFLKVKDVDQSGEWFKDGMKLEAIDPLNLSAICVATVRKVLADGFLMIGIDGSEAADGSDWFCYHSASPSIFPVGFCEINNIELTPPRGYTKLPFKWFDYLRDMGSIAAPVKLFNKEVPNHGFRVGMKLEAVDLMEPRLVCVATVTRIVHRLLRIHFDGWEDEYDQWVDCESPDLYPVGWCQLTGYQLQPPATQTTREAPPNVSKQKKKTAQYKGQKKKASLQLKEEPPEMDEFTFSQGISDQESNGSGSYYIRQEP; via the exons ATGGAAAACCCAAGGGATATG GCTGAGCACACTCCCCGCTCAGAGCGGAAGAGGAGAGATTCGTTCGGGATGTTTGACGGGTATGACAGCTGCAGTGAAGACAGCAGTAGCAGCTCCAGCTCAGAGGACAGTGAGGATGAAGTCCCCAGCATCCCTGCCAGCCTGCCAATCATCAAAAACAACGGCCAAGTGTACACCTATCCAGATGGAAAAGCAGGAATGG cgACCTGTGAGATGTGTGGTATGGTTGGTGTACGAGATGCTTTCTACTCTAAAACAAAGAGATTCTGCAGTGTATCCTGCTCTAGAAGCTATTCCTCCAATTCTAAAAAGGCCAGTATACTGGCAAGACTTCAG GGTAAACCACCTACGAAAAAGGCTAAAGTCTTACAGAAACAGCCATTAATGGCAAAGTTGGCAGCTTACGCACAGTATCAAGCAAATCAACAGAACCAAGCTAAATCAAAATCAG TGGTACCTGTTGAAGGCTTTGACTGGGGCCAGTACATTTGTAGCAATAATCTTGTTGGGGCACCAGTCAGCTGTTTCAAACAT GTGCCCATGGGTATGTGCTGGGGTGACATCGCAGAGGGGGTGAGGGTGGAGGTCCTCAATTCTGACACAAACCTCTCCACAAAAGTTTACTGGGTAGCAGGGATTGTCAAACTGGCAG GTTTTAAAGCTCTTCTGCGCTATGAGGGTTTTGATAACGATTCAAGCAAAGACTTCTGGCGTAATCTGTGTATCCCAGAAATCCACCCTGTTGGATGGTGTGCTTCTAGTGGAAAGCCACTGGTGCCTCCAAAAT CCATCCACCATAAGTATTCTAACTGGAAAGCATTTCTTGTGAAACGACTCACTGGAGCCAAAACGCTTCCACCAGATTTCGCCACAAAG GTTCAGGAAAACATGCAGTTCCCGTTTAAGAAACTGATGCGTGTGGAAGTTGTGGATAAGAGCCACCTGTGTCGAACCCGCGTGGCCCTGGTGGAGCAGGTGATCGGCGGACGTTTGCGTCTGGTGTATGAGGAGAGCCAGGACGGCAACGATGACTTCTGGTGTCACATGTACAGCCCTCTCATCCACTCCATTGGCTGGTCACGTAGCATTGGACACCGTTTCAAAAGATCTG AGGTGACAAAGAAAATCGAGGGTCAAATGGATGCTCCGTCACAGTTGTTTCTTAAG GTTAAAGATGTGGATCAGAGTGGAGAATGGTTTAAAGATGGAATGAAGTTGGAGGCAATAGACCCTCTAAATCTCTCTGCTATATGTGTTGCTACTGTAAGAAAG GTGTTGGCAGATGGGTTCCTAATGATCGGGATTGATGGGTCCGAGGCTGCTGATGGGTCAGACTGGTTCTGCTACCACTCAGCCTCTCCCTCCATCTTCCCAGTCGGCTTCTGTGAAATCAACAACATTGAGCTCACACCCCCAAGAG GGTACACCAAACTCCCTTTCAAATGGTTTGACTACCTCAGAGATATGGGTTCAATTGCAGCCCCCGTGAAGCTCTTTAacaaa GAAGTACCGAATCACGGCTTCCGTGTAGGTATGAAGCTGGAGGCAGTGGACCTGATGGAGCCACGTCTGGTATGTGTCGCCACAGTGACCAGGATCGTCCACAGACTCCTGCGCATTCATTTTGATGGCTGGGAGGATGAGTATGATCAGTGGGTGGACTGTGAGTCTCCAGATCTCTACCCCGTAGGCTGGTGCCAACTGACCGGCTATCAGCTGCAGCCGCCTGCCACACAGA CCACAAGAGAAGCACCACCAAATGTCTCCAAACAGAAAAAGAAGACCGCACAGTATAAAGGACAAAAGAAAA AGGCCTCTCTGCAGTTGAAAGAAGAGCCTCCTGAGATGGACGAGTTCACCTTCTCGCAGGGCATCTCCGACCAGGAGAGCAACGGCTCAGGCAGTTACTACATCAGACAGGAGCCTTGA
- the LOC113064166 gene encoding MBT domain-containing protein 1-like isoform X1 has protein sequence MENPRDMAEHTPRSERKRRDSFGMFDGYDSCSEDSSSSSSSEDSEDEVPSIPASLPIIKNNGQVYTYPDGKAGMATCEMCGMVGVRDAFYSKTKRFCSVSCSRSYSSNSKKASILARLQGKPPTKKAKVLQKQPLMAKLAAYAQYQANQQNQAKSKSVVPVEGFDWGQYICSNNLVGAPVSCFKHVPMGMCWGDIAEGVRVEVLNSDTNLSTKVYWVAGIVKLAGFKALLRYEGFDNDSSKDFWRNLCIPEIHPVGWCASSGKPLVPPKSIHHKYSNWKAFLVKRLTGAKTLPPDFATKVQENMQFPFKKLMRVEVVDKSHLCRTRVALVEQVIGGRLRLVYEESQDGNDDFWCHMYSPLIHSIGWSRSIGHRFKRSEVTKKIEGQMDAPSQLFLKVKDVDQSGEWFKDGMKLEAIDPLNLSAICVATVRKVLADGFLMIGIDGSEAADGSDWFCYHSASPSIFPVGFCEINNIELTPPRGYTKLPFKWFDYLRDMGSIAAPVKLFNKEVPNHGFRVGMKLEAVDLMEPRLVCVATVTRIVHRLLRIHFDGWEDEYDQWVDCESPDLYPVGWCQLTGYQLQPPATQTTREAPPNVSKQKKKTAQYKGQKKKRKIPVGRRPIGLVGPLRRRSFSGDDEQTPPHYLSHFSGSGRPPTSGVEHDRSLNSEASLQLKEEPPEMDEFTFSQGISDQESNGSGSYYIRQEP, from the exons ATGGAAAACCCAAGGGATATG GCTGAGCACACTCCCCGCTCAGAGCGGAAGAGGAGAGATTCGTTCGGGATGTTTGACGGGTATGACAGCTGCAGTGAAGACAGCAGTAGCAGCTCCAGCTCAGAGGACAGTGAGGATGAAGTCCCCAGCATCCCTGCCAGCCTGCCAATCATCAAAAACAACGGCCAAGTGTACACCTATCCAGATGGAAAAGCAGGAATGG cgACCTGTGAGATGTGTGGTATGGTTGGTGTACGAGATGCTTTCTACTCTAAAACAAAGAGATTCTGCAGTGTATCCTGCTCTAGAAGCTATTCCTCCAATTCTAAAAAGGCCAGTATACTGGCAAGACTTCAG GGTAAACCACCTACGAAAAAGGCTAAAGTCTTACAGAAACAGCCATTAATGGCAAAGTTGGCAGCTTACGCACAGTATCAAGCAAATCAACAGAACCAAGCTAAATCAAAATCAG TGGTACCTGTTGAAGGCTTTGACTGGGGCCAGTACATTTGTAGCAATAATCTTGTTGGGGCACCAGTCAGCTGTTTCAAACAT GTGCCCATGGGTATGTGCTGGGGTGACATCGCAGAGGGGGTGAGGGTGGAGGTCCTCAATTCTGACACAAACCTCTCCACAAAAGTTTACTGGGTAGCAGGGATTGTCAAACTGGCAG GTTTTAAAGCTCTTCTGCGCTATGAGGGTTTTGATAACGATTCAAGCAAAGACTTCTGGCGTAATCTGTGTATCCCAGAAATCCACCCTGTTGGATGGTGTGCTTCTAGTGGAAAGCCACTGGTGCCTCCAAAAT CCATCCACCATAAGTATTCTAACTGGAAAGCATTTCTTGTGAAACGACTCACTGGAGCCAAAACGCTTCCACCAGATTTCGCCACAAAG GTTCAGGAAAACATGCAGTTCCCGTTTAAGAAACTGATGCGTGTGGAAGTTGTGGATAAGAGCCACCTGTGTCGAACCCGCGTGGCCCTGGTGGAGCAGGTGATCGGCGGACGTTTGCGTCTGGTGTATGAGGAGAGCCAGGACGGCAACGATGACTTCTGGTGTCACATGTACAGCCCTCTCATCCACTCCATTGGCTGGTCACGTAGCATTGGACACCGTTTCAAAAGATCTG AGGTGACAAAGAAAATCGAGGGTCAAATGGATGCTCCGTCACAGTTGTTTCTTAAG GTTAAAGATGTGGATCAGAGTGGAGAATGGTTTAAAGATGGAATGAAGTTGGAGGCAATAGACCCTCTAAATCTCTCTGCTATATGTGTTGCTACTGTAAGAAAG GTGTTGGCAGATGGGTTCCTAATGATCGGGATTGATGGGTCCGAGGCTGCTGATGGGTCAGACTGGTTCTGCTACCACTCAGCCTCTCCCTCCATCTTCCCAGTCGGCTTCTGTGAAATCAACAACATTGAGCTCACACCCCCAAGAG GGTACACCAAACTCCCTTTCAAATGGTTTGACTACCTCAGAGATATGGGTTCAATTGCAGCCCCCGTGAAGCTCTTTAacaaa GAAGTACCGAATCACGGCTTCCGTGTAGGTATGAAGCTGGAGGCAGTGGACCTGATGGAGCCACGTCTGGTATGTGTCGCCACAGTGACCAGGATCGTCCACAGACTCCTGCGCATTCATTTTGATGGCTGGGAGGATGAGTATGATCAGTGGGTGGACTGTGAGTCTCCAGATCTCTACCCCGTAGGCTGGTGCCAACTGACCGGCTATCAGCTGCAGCCGCCTGCCACACAGA CCACAAGAGAAGCACCACCAAATGTCTCCAAACAGAAAAAGAAGACCGCACAGTATAAAGGACAAAAGAAAA AGAGGAAGATTCCAGTTGGGAGGAGGCCGATCGGTTTGGTTGGGCCTCTGAGGAGGAGGAGCTTCTCGGGCGATGACGAACAGACTCCGCCCCATTACCTGTCCCACTTCTCTGGGTCCGGGCGACCTCCCACCTCAGGTGTAGAGCACGATCGCTCTCTCAACTCAG AGGCCTCTCTGCAGTTGAAAGAAGAGCCTCCTGAGATGGACGAGTTCACCTTCTCGCAGGGCATCTCCGACCAGGAGAGCAACGGCTCAGGCAGTTACTACATCAGACAGGAGCCTTGA